The following proteins are encoded in a genomic region of Bosea beijingensis:
- a CDS encoding ABC transporter permease — protein MPFFGLVNPAFLPGPSALPKAFMRELTSGAWLSAILGSLWHYFVGLFVGAGLGIAFGVAVGMSRIAEEATAWVVRVLRPIPGLAWVPFAIIWFGVTPGAAVFIIAIGVFWIVFFAAQGAIRGVDRDLIEVADAFGFRSPWARLFKILLPAALPGILVGIRTALGQAWMAVVAAEIFGVAGVGQRMMQASSLLATDIVVVYMLTMAALYGLLDTGFVAFQKWVLRWKA, from the coding sequence ATGCCTTTCTTCGGATTGGTGAATCCGGCTTTCCTGCCGGGGCCGAGCGCCCTGCCGAAGGCCTTCATGCGGGAGCTGACCTCGGGCGCCTGGCTCTCGGCCATACTCGGTTCGCTCTGGCACTACTTCGTCGGATTGTTCGTCGGCGCCGGTCTCGGCATCGCATTCGGCGTGGCTGTCGGTATGTCTCGCATCGCCGAGGAGGCGACCGCCTGGGTCGTCCGGGTATTACGCCCGATTCCCGGCCTCGCCTGGGTGCCCTTCGCCATCATCTGGTTCGGCGTCACGCCGGGCGCGGCGGTCTTCATCATCGCCATCGGCGTGTTCTGGATCGTCTTCTTCGCGGCGCAGGGCGCGATCCGCGGCGTCGACCGCGATCTCATCGAGGTCGCCGATGCCTTCGGCTTCCGCTCGCCTTGGGCTCGCCTGTTCAAGATCCTGCTGCCGGCGGCCTTGCCGGGCATCCTCGTCGGTATCCGTACCGCGCTCGGCCAGGCCTGGATGGCGGTGGTCGCGGCCGAAATCTTCGGCGTCGCCGGTGTCGGCCAGCGCATGATGCAGGCCTCGAGCCTGCTCGCGACCGATATCGTCGTGGTCTACATGCTGACGATGGCGGCGCTCTACGGCCTGCTCGACACCGGCTTCGTCGCCTTCCAGAAATGGGTGCTGCGTTGGAAAGCGTGA
- a CDS encoding ABC transporter ATP-binding protein: protein MGAALESVIDIKGLSLTFTRDGEQTEVLRKLDLNVGRGEFLAIVGPSGVGKSTLLRVIAGLARPSGGEVVINAKDKARRPVALVFQDSRLLPWRKVVSNVGFGLEGLAPRAERLAKAGAMLDLVGLAPLAQRWPHQLSGGQRQRVSLARALAVEPEILLMDEPFSALDALTRENLQDELIRVWQRTAKTVLFVTHDIDEAAYLADRVVVLSGAPGQIIAEHRIDASRPRKRGAAAEAEIVRAVRQGLGADIVTDGAAI, encoded by the coding sequence ATGGGTGCTGCGTTGGAAAGCGTGATCGACATCAAGGGCCTGTCGCTGACCTTCACCCGCGACGGCGAGCAAACGGAGGTCCTGCGCAAGCTCGACCTCAATGTCGGGCGCGGCGAATTCCTCGCCATCGTCGGCCCCTCCGGCGTCGGCAAGTCGACCTTGCTGCGCGTCATCGCAGGCCTCGCCAGGCCGAGCGGCGGCGAGGTCGTCATCAACGCCAAGGACAAGGCGCGCCGTCCGGTCGCACTGGTCTTTCAGGATTCGCGCCTGCTGCCCTGGCGCAAGGTGGTCTCGAATGTCGGCTTCGGGCTCGAAGGCCTCGCGCCCCGCGCCGAGCGCCTCGCCAAGGCAGGAGCGATGCTCGATCTCGTCGGGCTCGCGCCGCTGGCCCAACGCTGGCCGCATCAGCTCTCGGGCGGCCAGCGTCAGCGCGTCTCTCTTGCGAGGGCGCTCGCCGTCGAGCCGGAAATCCTGCTGATGGACGAGCCCTTTTCGGCGCTGGACGCACTCACCCGCGAGAACCTGCAGGACGAGCTGATCCGCGTCTGGCAGCGGACGGCTAAGACCGTGCTCTTCGTCACCCACGATATCGACGAGGCCGCCTATCTCGCCGACCGCGTCGTCGTGCTGTCGGGAGCACCCGGCCAGATCATCGCCGAGCATCGCATCGACGCGAGCCGCCCGCGCAAGCGCGGCGCGGCGGCGGAGGCCGAGATCGTGCGCGCGGTTCGCCAGGGGCTTGGCGCCGACATCGTCACGGACGGCGCCGCGATCTGA
- a CDS encoding protein-disulfide reductase DsbD family protein produces the protein MRLYFGKRFLRGAALALGLFAPGLALAAESAAVTSPRVNATLLSSRDAVAPGERFKVALVQKLAPQWHTYWLNPGDSGEPTQIKWDLPVGASAGEIQWPAPKAIRVEPLVNFGFEGTLLLPLEITVPADAKPGETFALKAEATWLVCEKICIPEEGSFSLDLPIAAASTADEVAEARIDAAIASLPQPAAFRGKLRDDAGKLVLDLPGLPAGAADLRFFPVSDTLIEHAAEQPFAAGDKPALTLIRSSAFKLAKPEVSGVLTFTENGLPTAITLLADADSALMAAGGATESETRPAVVRIPMPVEGADLTLWAALAFALAGGLILNLMPCVLPVLFIKALGFAQLAHRSRSEVREQGLLFMGGVLVTFMVLAGAVIALGALGSSVGWGFQLQSPPLVIAFAVVMVLIGLNLLGAFEIGTSVTGLGDGLASRGGRLGAFMTGVLAVVVATPCTAPFMGAAMGYAVTQPPAVALSVFMALALGFALPVVALSFAPGLLRLLPKPGRWMLVLKQAFAFPMFATAIWLIWVASVQSGPQGVLAALVAVLAAGFAVWLVGVTRGSFLRRAFGSVLAALVVLGAGWFTVQNAIPGAATEARAGDIEAWSPERVATLQAQGKPVFVNFTAAWCITCIANERVALSRQEVKDAFARLGVVYLKADWTNRDSRIAKALAEQGRAGVPLYLFYPARKEAQAEILPQLLTVDELIAAAERAAGRNAKTAALP, from the coding sequence ATGCGGCTTTATTTCGGCAAGCGTTTCCTACGTGGGGCGGCTTTGGCGCTGGGACTGTTTGCGCCCGGCCTTGCTCTTGCCGCGGAATCCGCTGCCGTTACCTCGCCGCGCGTCAACGCGACCCTGCTGTCGAGCCGCGATGCGGTCGCGCCCGGTGAACGCTTCAAGGTGGCGCTCGTCCAGAAGCTTGCGCCGCAATGGCATACCTACTGGCTGAATCCCGGCGATTCCGGCGAGCCGACCCAGATCAAGTGGGATCTGCCGGTCGGCGCGAGCGCGGGCGAGATCCAGTGGCCGGCGCCCAAGGCGATCCGGGTCGAGCCGCTCGTCAATTTCGGTTTCGAGGGCACGTTGCTGCTGCCGCTCGAGATCACCGTGCCGGCGGATGCCAAGCCCGGCGAGACTTTCGCATTGAAGGCGGAGGCGACCTGGCTGGTCTGCGAGAAAATCTGCATTCCCGAGGAAGGCTCCTTCTCGCTCGACCTGCCCATCGCGGCAGCAAGCACTGCCGATGAAGTTGCCGAAGCGCGCATCGACGCGGCTATCGCATCGCTGCCGCAACCGGCCGCCTTCCGCGGCAAGCTCCGCGACGATGCCGGCAAGCTCGTCCTCGACCTGCCGGGCTTGCCGGCAGGTGCCGCCGATCTGCGCTTCTTTCCTGTTTCCGATACGCTGATCGAGCATGCCGCCGAGCAGCCCTTCGCGGCCGGCGACAAGCCCGCCCTGACGCTGATCCGTTCCAGTGCCTTCAAGCTGGCGAAGCCGGAGGTTTCCGGCGTCCTCACCTTCACTGAAAATGGCTTGCCGACGGCCATCACGCTGCTTGCCGATGCCGATTCTGCCTTGATGGCGGCCGGAGGAGCCACGGAGTCGGAAACCCGCCCTGCGGTCGTGCGGATTCCGATGCCCGTCGAGGGCGCCGATCTGACGCTCTGGGCGGCGCTGGCCTTTGCCCTAGCGGGCGGTCTGATCCTCAATCTGATGCCCTGCGTCCTGCCGGTTCTGTTCATCAAGGCGCTCGGCTTCGCGCAACTCGCCCATCGCAGCCGCTCCGAGGTTCGCGAGCAGGGCCTGCTCTTCATGGGCGGCGTGCTCGTCACCTTCATGGTGCTGGCCGGCGCGGTGATCGCATTGGGCGCGCTCGGCAGCAGCGTTGGCTGGGGTTTCCAGCTCCAGTCCCCGCCGCTCGTCATCGCGTTTGCGGTGGTGATGGTCCTGATCGGCCTCAACCTGCTTGGCGCCTTCGAGATCGGCACCTCGGTTACCGGCCTCGGCGACGGTCTCGCCAGCCGCGGCGGACGCCTCGGCGCCTTCATGACCGGCGTGCTCGCGGTCGTCGTCGCGACGCCCTGCACGGCGCCGTTCATGGGCGCGGCGATGGGCTATGCGGTGACGCAACCGCCGGCGGTGGCGCTGTCGGTCTTCATGGCGCTGGCGCTCGGCTTCGCCCTGCCGGTGGTCGCGCTCTCCTTCGCGCCCGGCCTGCTGCGCCTGCTGCCGAAGCCCGGCCGCTGGATGCTGGTGCTGAAGCAGGCTTTCGCCTTCCCGATGTTCGCGACCGCGATCTGGCTGATCTGGGTCGCCTCGGTGCAGAGCGGCCCGCAGGGCGTGCTGGCAGCTTTGGTCGCAGTGCTGGCGGCGGGGTTCGCCGTCTGGCTCGTCGGCGTCACGCGCGGCTCTTTCTTGCGCCGCGCCTTCGGCTCGGTTCTTGCGGCGCTGGTCGTGCTCGGCGCCGGCTGGTTCACCGTGCAGAACGCCATTCCCGGCGCAGCGACCGAGGCGCGGGCCGGCGATATCGAGGCCTGGTCGCCCGAGCGCGTCGCGACCCTGCAGGCGCAGGGCAAGCCGGTCTTCGTCAACTTCACCGCCGCCTGGTGCATCACCTGCATCGCGAACGAGCGCGTCGCGCTGTCCCGGCAGGAGGTGAAGGACGCTTTCGCCAGGCTCGGCGTCGTCTATCTCAAGGCCGACTGGACCAATCGCGACAGCCGCATCGCGAAGGCGCTGGCCGAGCAGGGCCGGGCCGGCGTGCCGCTCTATCTGTTCTACCCCGCCCGCAAGGAGGCGCAGGCCGAGATCCTGCCGCAGCTCCTGACCGTGGACGAGCTGATCGCCGCGGCCGAGCGTGCGGCCGGGCGCAACGCTAAGACGGCGGCACTGCCATAG
- a CDS encoding thioredoxin family protein, translating to MQSLTRQTFIAGLTLAGLAFPAAAFAQGAAKVGAPAPAFQAVDVEGKTRNLQEFAGKTVILEWTNHDCPYVRKHYNSATMQNLQKDMAKEGVVWLSVISSPQGEQGHVDAARAKELTVQRNAAPAGILLDPKSVMARAYGAQTTPHMYIIDPKGTLAYMGAIDDKPTSAASSLEGAKSYVRQAVAELKAGKPVSEASTKAYGCVVKYAPLS from the coding sequence ATGCAAAGCCTGACCAGACAGACTTTCATCGCCGGCCTCACCCTCGCGGGCCTCGCCTTCCCGGCGGCCGCCTTCGCGCAAGGCGCGGCCAAGGTTGGCGCGCCCGCCCCCGCCTTCCAGGCGGTCGATGTCGAGGGCAAAACTCGCAATCTCCAGGAATTCGCCGGCAAGACGGTGATCCTCGAATGGACCAACCATGACTGCCCCTATGTCCGGAAGCACTATAACAGCGCGACCATGCAGAACCTGCAGAAGGACATGGCCAAGGAAGGCGTCGTCTGGCTCTCGGTGATCTCCTCGCCGCAGGGCGAACAGGGGCATGTCGATGCCGCCAGGGCGAAGGAATTGACGGTCCAGCGCAATGCCGCGCCGGCCGGCATCCTGCTCGATCCCAAGAGTGTGATGGCGCGGGCCTATGGCGCCCAGACGACGCCGCACATGTACATCATCGATCCCAAGGGCACGCTCGCCTATATGGGCGCGATCGACGACAAGCCGACTTCGGCTGCATCGAGCCTTGAGGGCGCCAAGAGCTATGTCCGCCAGGCCGTTGCCGAACTCAAGGCCGGCAAGCCGGTCTCGGAAGCCAGCACCAAGGCCTATGGCTGCGTGGTGAAATACGCCCCGCTGAGCTGA
- a CDS encoding penicillin-binding protein activator — MFVHRHLTPILRFKARAFAIMLPLALAACGGGTSGMPGFDSGAPAAGGAAPTGQTIGTGKVKVGLILPLTAEGQGAVVGNSLKNAAEMALAEFPNADLTLLVKDDRGTPDGARAAAQEALSEGAELIVGPLFAPSVQAAGQVARGANKPVIAFSSDSNVASRGVYLLSFPPENDVNRVIGYAAQQGRKSFAALVPDTAYGRVVEAAFQQAVANRGVRVAAIERFSSDPAAMKSAIQRLMPSLAQADALFVPAAADTMPTLGQLLQEAGYNPAKVKPLGTGVWNDAGIARVAGIQGGWFASPDTAGFNAFAGRYQQRFNSAPTRTATLAYDAISLAAALARTQGSQRFSEAVLTNNSGFAGADGVFRFRPDGQVERGLAVLELRNGQIVTINAAPRDLGPRSQ; from the coding sequence GTGTTTGTTCATCGGCACCTCACACCGATCCTGCGGTTCAAGGCACGGGCCTTCGCCATCATGCTGCCGCTAGCGCTCGCGGCTTGCGGTGGCGGCACCTCCGGCATGCCGGGATTCGATTCGGGCGCGCCGGCCGCCGGCGGCGCCGCGCCGACCGGGCAGACCATCGGCACCGGCAAGGTCAAGGTCGGCCTCATTCTGCCGCTCACGGCCGAGGGCCAGGGCGCCGTCGTCGGCAATTCCCTGAAGAACGCCGCCGAGATGGCGCTGGCCGAATTCCCCAACGCCGACCTGACCCTGCTGGTCAAGGACGATCGCGGCACGCCGGACGGCGCCCGCGCCGCCGCGCAGGAGGCCCTGTCCGAGGGAGCCGAACTGATCGTCGGCCCGCTCTTCGCGCCTTCGGTCCAGGCGGCGGGCCAGGTCGCGCGCGGCGCCAACAAGCCGGTCATAGCCTTCTCCAGCGATTCCAACGTCGCCTCGCGCGGCGTCTACCTGCTCTCGTTCCCGCCCGAGAACGACGTCAACCGGGTGATCGGCTATGCCGCCCAGCAGGGCCGCAAATCCTTCGCCGCACTCGTGCCGGATACCGCCTATGGCAGGGTGGTCGAAGCCGCCTTCCAGCAGGCCGTCGCCAATCGCGGGGTGCGCGTCGCCGCGATCGAGCGCTTCAGCTCCGATCCGGCCGCGATGAAATCCGCGATCCAGCGCCTGATGCCCTCGCTCGCCCAAGCCGATGCGCTGTTCGTGCCGGCCGCGGCCGACACGATGCCGACGCTCGGCCAGCTCCTGCAGGAGGCCGGCTACAACCCGGCCAAGGTGAAGCCGCTCGGCACCGGCGTCTGGAACGATGCGGGGATCGCGCGCGTGGCGGGCATCCAGGGCGGCTGGTTCGCCTCGCCCGATACGGCCGGGTTCAATGCTTTCGCCGGGCGCTACCAGCAGCGCTTCAACAGCGCACCGACCCGCACCGCGACGCTGGCCTATGACGCCATCTCGCTGGCGGCGGCGCTGGCCCGTACGCAAGGCTCGCAGCGCTTCTCCGAGGCTGTTCTGACCAACAACTCGGGCTTCGCCGGGGCGGATGGCGTCTTCCGCTTCCGCCCGGACGGGCAGGTCGAGCGCGGCCTCGCCGTGCTGGAGCTGCGCAACGGCCAGATCGTCACGATCAACGCCGCGCCGCGCGATCTCGGGCCGAGGTCGCAGTAA
- the rsmI gene encoding 16S rRNA (cytidine(1402)-2'-O)-methyltransferase, with protein sequence MSTNPPARSSSYTAFGLKAEAEPLAPGLHIVATPIGNLRDISFRALATLAAADAILAEDTRTSKTLLAHYGISTPLLPYHEHNAAQMRPKVLAKLREGGKLALISDAGTPLVSDPGYKLVAELVAEGLPVTGIPGPSAVLAALVLAGLPTDRFFFEGFLPPKSGGRRTRLTELAAIPGTLVFFESPRRLAEMLADAAAVLGARPGAVARELTKFYETVRRGTLPELAAHYESEEEARGEIVVIIGPPGAADLVTSDEAIDERLRAAMAKVSLKEAVAQVAAETGQPRRKVYARALELTRDDP encoded by the coding sequence ATGTCGACCAATCCTCCCGCCCGCTCTTCCAGCTACACCGCCTTCGGCCTGAAAGCCGAGGCCGAGCCGCTGGCGCCGGGCCTTCACATCGTCGCGACCCCGATCGGCAACCTGCGCGACATCTCGTTCCGGGCGCTGGCGACGCTCGCCGCCGCCGATGCGATCCTGGCCGAGGACACCCGGACGTCGAAGACACTGCTGGCGCATTACGGCATATCGACGCCGCTCCTGCCCTATCACGAGCACAACGCCGCGCAGATGCGCCCCAAAGTGCTGGCGAAGCTGCGCGAGGGCGGCAAGCTCGCTTTGATCTCGGATGCCGGCACGCCGCTCGTTTCCGACCCCGGCTACAAGCTCGTGGCCGAGCTGGTGGCGGAAGGCTTGCCCGTGACCGGCATTCCCGGCCCGTCCGCCGTGCTGGCGGCTTTGGTGCTGGCCGGCCTGCCGACCGACCGCTTCTTCTTCGAGGGCTTTCTGCCGCCGAAATCGGGCGGGCGCCGCACCCGCCTGACCGAACTCGCTGCCATCCCCGGCACGCTGGTCTTCTTCGAATCGCCGCGCCGCCTCGCCGAGATGCTGGCGGACGCCGCCGCCGTGCTCGGTGCGCGACCGGGCGCCGTCGCGCGCGAGCTCACCAAGTTCTACGAGACGGTGAGGCGCGGCACGCTTCCGGAACTCGCCGCCCATTACGAGAGCGAGGAAGAGGCGCGCGGCGAAATCGTCGTGATCATCGGTCCACCCGGCGCCGCCGATCTCGTCACCTCCGACGAGGCGATCGACGAGCGCTTGCGGGCGGCCATGGCCAAGGTCTCGCTGAAAGAGGCGGTGGCGCAGGTCGCGGCCGAGACCGGCCAGCCGCGTCGCAAGGTCTATGCCCGCGCGCTCGAACTCACGCGCGACGACCCGTGA
- a CDS encoding YraN family protein, with product MSKAGADPDGRSHRARRSGLTGRRAEWLAILWLTAKGYRLLDRRFGGKGGEIDLVMKRGRTIAFVEVKARGRLDDAMIAITAEKQRLVERRVRHWLSRNPWAGSHYLRADAVFLAPWRRPHHVPAAFALVL from the coding sequence GTGAGCAAGGCAGGCGCCGATCCGGACGGGCGCAGCCATAGGGCACGCCGCTCCGGCCTGACCGGGCGCCGCGCCGAATGGCTCGCTATTCTCTGGCTGACGGCGAAGGGCTATCGCCTGCTCGATCGGCGCTTCGGCGGCAAGGGCGGCGAGATCGATCTCGTGATGAAGCGCGGCCGCACCATCGCCTTCGTCGAGGTCAAGGCGCGCGGCCGGCTCGACGATGCCATGATCGCGATCACCGCGGAAAAGCAGCGCCTGGTCGAGCGGCGCGTGCGGCACTGGCTTTCGCGCAATCCCTGGGCCGGCAGCCACTATTTGAGGGCCGATGCGGTATTCCTGGCGCCCTGGCGCCGGCCGCATCATGTTCCCGCCGCCTTCGCGCTTGTCCTCTGA
- the gshB gene encoding glutathione synthase has translation MSLNVAIQMDPIERIRIAGDTGFALMLEAQARGHTLYTYTPDKLSMRDGKVTAPMRPVKVRDAEGDYFTAGAEEKVDLSTLDVVLLRQDPPFDMAYVTTTHMLERIHPKTLVVNDPTSVRNAPEKILVTHFPELMPPTLITRDKAEIEAFRDEHGEIVMKPLYGHGGATVFKTSKTDPNFGSLFDLFSNLFREPWVVQGFIKEVTEGDKRIILIDGKAAGAVNRVPAVGDLRANMVRGGAARPTDLSKQELAICEAIGPTLRERGLLLVGIDVIHGKLTEINVTAPTGVRAIKKLGGPDLAAQLFDVIEAKRGR, from the coding sequence ATGAGCCTCAACGTCGCCATCCAGATGGACCCGATCGAGCGCATCCGGATCGCCGGGGATACCGGCTTCGCGCTGATGCTGGAAGCGCAGGCGCGCGGCCACACGCTCTATACCTACACGCCCGACAAGCTCTCGATGCGCGACGGCAAGGTCACGGCGCCGATGCGCCCGGTGAAGGTGCGCGATGCCGAGGGCGACTATTTCACCGCCGGCGCCGAGGAAAAGGTCGACCTGTCGACCCTCGATGTAGTCCTGCTCCGGCAGGACCCGCCCTTCGACATGGCCTATGTCACCACGACGCATATGCTGGAGCGCATCCACCCGAAGACGCTGGTGGTCAACGACCCGACCTCGGTGCGCAACGCGCCCGAGAAAATCCTCGTCACCCATTTCCCGGAGCTGATGCCGCCGACGCTGATCACCCGCGACAAGGCGGAGATCGAGGCCTTCCGCGACGAGCATGGCGAGATCGTCATGAAGCCGCTCTACGGCCATGGCGGCGCGACGGTGTTCAAGACCAGCAAGACCGACCCGAATTTCGGCTCGCTCTTCGACCTGTTCAGCAACCTCTTCCGCGAGCCCTGGGTGGTGCAGGGCTTCATCAAGGAGGTCACCGAGGGCGACAAGCGCATCATCCTGATCGACGGCAAGGCGGCGGGCGCCGTCAATCGCGTCCCGGCGGTGGGCGATCTTCGCGCCAACATGGTGCGGGGCGGGGCGGCGCGTCCGACCGACCTGTCGAAGCAGGAGCTGGCGATCTGCGAGGCGATCGGCCCGACGCTGCGCGAGCGCGGCCTGCTGCTCGTTGGCATCGACGTGATCCATGGCAAGCTCACCGAGATCAACGTCACCGCGCCGACCGGCGTGCGCGCGATCAAGAAGCTCGGCGGCCCGGACCTCGCGGCGCAGCTCTTCGACGTGATCGAGGCGAAGCGCGGGCGCTAA
- a CDS encoding HesA/MoeB/ThiF family protein has product MMLNDDEIERYARHIVLPEIGGPGQQRLKNARVLVVGAGGLGAPLIQYLAAAGVGKIGIVDDDIVSLSNLQRQTIFTTEDIGAHKAVAAARFVRNLNPNVVVEEHVTRLDPHNARALIAFYDVVAEGSDNFATRYAVTDSCFHERKPVVMGALGRFDGSLTTIRAHEAGPDGRPNPTWRCLFPEAPPPGAIPTCAEAGVLGALPGVIGSLMALEVVRTVTGFGEPLVGKLLLVDSLTMRFETLRYGWDEANPLNGTGSSEGRS; this is encoded by the coding sequence ATGATGCTGAACGACGACGAGATCGAGCGCTATGCGCGCCACATCGTCCTGCCGGAAATCGGCGGGCCGGGCCAGCAGCGGCTGAAGAACGCGCGCGTTCTGGTCGTCGGCGCCGGCGGGCTCGGCGCGCCCCTGATCCAGTATCTGGCGGCGGCCGGGGTCGGCAAGATCGGCATCGTCGACGATGACATCGTCTCGCTCTCGAACCTGCAGCGCCAGACCATCTTCACGACCGAGGATATCGGCGCGCACAAGGCGGTGGCTGCGGCCCGCTTCGTGCGCAATCTCAATCCGAATGTGGTGGTCGAGGAGCATGTCACGCGGCTCGACCCACATAATGCCCGCGCGCTGATCGCCTTCTACGACGTCGTCGCCGAAGGCTCCGACAATTTCGCGACGCGCTATGCCGTGACCGATTCCTGCTTCCACGAGCGCAAGCCGGTGGTGATGGGCGCTCTCGGCCGTTTCGACGGCTCGCTCACCACGATCCGTGCCCATGAGGCAGGGCCTGACGGGCGGCCCAACCCGACCTGGCGCTGCCTCTTCCCGGAAGCGCCGCCGCCGGGCGCGATCCCGACCTGCGCGGAGGCCGGGGTGCTCGGCGCCCTGCCCGGCGTGATCGGCTCGCTGATGGCGCTGGAGGTGGTGCGCACTGTTACCGGCTTCGGCGAGCCGCTCGTCGGCAAGCTGCTGCTGGTCGATTCGCTGACGATGCGCTTCGAGACGCTGCGCTATGGCTGGGACGAGGCCAATCCGCTGAACGGCACGGGCTCAAGCGAAGGCCGATCTTAA
- a CDS encoding BMP family lipoprotein produces MRLGSFAAVLAAVALSGVAALAQPQTIKPAIVYDKGGKFDKSFNEGVFIGAEKFKKETNVDFRDFEPTNDAQIEQALRRFARDGHSPIIAVGFSQATALQKVAAEFPNLKFTIIDMVVELPNVQSVVFKEHEGSYLVGLLAAMASKSGKVGFVGGMDIPLIRKFACGYVQGVKAGKADAEIFQNMTGSTPAAWNDPVKGGELAKSQIDRGADVVYHAAGGTGIGVLRAVADAGKLGIGVDSNQNALHPGKVLTSMLKRVDIAAYNSFKAAQDGSWKPGVSVLGLKEEGIDWALDDANKALITPEMKAAADKAKADIIAGTVKVHDYMSDQKCTM; encoded by the coding sequence ATGCGTTTGGGTTCTTTCGCGGCGGTGCTCGCCGCCGTTGCGCTTTCCGGTGTGGCGGCCCTGGCGCAGCCGCAAACGATCAAGCCCGCGATCGTCTATGACAAGGGCGGCAAGTTCGACAAATCCTTCAACGAGGGCGTCTTCATCGGTGCCGAGAAGTTCAAGAAGGAAACGAATGTCGACTTCCGCGATTTCGAGCCGACCAACGACGCCCAGATCGAGCAGGCCCTGCGCCGCTTCGCCCGCGACGGCCATTCGCCGATCATCGCCGTCGGCTTCTCGCAGGCCACCGCCCTGCAGAAGGTCGCGGCCGAGTTCCCCAACCTGAAATTCACGATCATCGACATGGTCGTCGAATTGCCGAACGTGCAGTCGGTCGTCTTCAAGGAGCATGAGGGCTCCTATCTCGTCGGCCTGCTCGCGGCGATGGCCTCGAAATCGGGCAAGGTCGGCTTCGTCGGCGGCATGGATATCCCGCTGATCCGCAAATTCGCCTGTGGCTATGTCCAGGGCGTCAAGGCCGGCAAGGCCGATGCCGAGATCTTCCAGAACATGACCGGCTCGACGCCTGCCGCCTGGAACGACCCGGTCAAGGGCGGCGAGCTCGCGAAGTCGCAGATCGATCGCGGCGCCGACGTGGTCTATCACGCCGCCGGCGGCACCGGCATCGGCGTGCTCCGCGCGGTGGCCGATGCCGGCAAGCTCGGCATCGGCGTCGATTCCAACCAGAACGCGCTGCATCCCGGCAAGGTGCTGACCTCGATGCTGAAGCGCGTCGACATCGCCGCCTACAACTCCTTCAAGGCGGCGCAGGACGGTTCCTGGAAGCCCGGTGTCTCCGTGCTCGGCCTGAAGGAAGAGGGCATCGACTGGGCGCTGGACGATGCCAACAAGGCCCTGATCACGCCGGAGATGAAGGCCGCCGCCGACAAGGCCAAGGCCGACATCATCGCCGGCACGGTCAAGGTCCACGATTACATGTCCGACCAGAAATGCACGATGTGA